A stretch of the Panicum virgatum strain AP13 chromosome 9N, P.virgatum_v5, whole genome shotgun sequence genome encodes the following:
- the LOC120689404 gene encoding uncharacterized protein LOC120689404 produces the protein MELELAEFNPRERVKQQISVPFLWEMKPGAPKRDWVIAKPVPAVSPCPSPPPTKLIVSVPFQWEEKPGKPIQEASHFHVLPDHGVFSASSQSLNPFVVESEEEYSLGFDLEAFGFPDNNDTSGAAAAAWADGSSGRRDAWFSFSESEDYSHSSGDTSAQEQEFQFPRAPSEKSWEVANDEDQLTNPWSPPRSAVTTLEELMVLSRRLRCGQGLPVDVGKKSLSVELIKKFLIVCS, from the exons ATGGAGCTTGAACTGGCTGAATTCAACCCTCGGGAACGTGTGAAGCAGCAGATTTCAGTCCCATTTCTCTGGGAGATGAAACCTGGTGCGCCCAAAAGGGACTGGGTCATTGCCAAGCCAGTGCCAGCAGTGAGTCCATGCCCATCCCCGCCCCCGACCAAGCTTATTGTGAGCGTGCCATTCCAGTGGGAAGAAAAGCCTGGGAAGCCTATACAAGAAGCATCTCACTTTCATGTGCTCCCTGACCATGGTGTCTTTTCAGCATCTTCCCAGTCACTGAACCCTTTTGTGGTCGAGAGCGAGGAGGAATACTCGCTTGGTTTTGATCTGGAAGCATTTGGTTTTCCAGACAACAACGACACTTctggggcagcagcagcagcttgggCAGATGGCTCCTCCGGCCGTCGTGACGCTTGGTTCTCGTTTTCAGAGTCGGAAGATTACAGCCACTCCAGTGGTGATACTTCAGCCCAGGAACAGGAGTTTCAGTTTCCCCGGGCACCTTCAGAGAAGAGCTGGGAGGTGGCCAACGACGAGGATCAGCTGACCAATCCTTGGAGCCCTCCGAGGAGCGCGGTGACGACCCTGGAGGAGCTTATGGTGCTCAGCCGGAGACTCAGGTGCGGACAAGGGCTGCCAGTTGATGTCGGCAAGAAGAGCCTCTCAGTG GAGCTCATCAAGAAGTTTTTAATCGTGTGTTCTTAG
- the LOC120691887 gene encoding K(+) efflux antiporter 5-like isoform X1, with product MAPAAAAGPSPRRRFAAAVVALALALVLAPAAARPDKEMREKFYGTLVTNGTHNATGDGSIAEMFGRVLDKEFADSDTPDAPDKSSFNNSVSDHQAVLETVAVITHDKKKNDSQHTNSPKPFQIGDMFGGQDETSDDLETVIDKEDNVFVMSNRKTKYPTLQLDLRLIKDLVVIIVSATGGGIIFSCLGQPVIVGYLLAGSLVGPGGLNFISEMVQVETFAQFGVVFLLFALGLEFSLTKLKVVGPVAVLGGLLQIALFMFLCGLTAALCGAKSSEGVFVGAFLSMSSTAVVSKFLVEKGSTNTLHGQVTIGTLILQDCAVGLLFALLPVLGGASGIFGGVMSMAKLLLVLSIFVAVTYMMTWSIVPRFLKLMIQLSSQTNELYQLASVAFCLLLAWCSDYFGLSLELGSFLAGVMISTTDFAHHTLEQVEAIRNLFAALFLASIGMLIHVKFLWNHVDILLAAVILVIIVKSIVVTVVVKAFGYSIRTAFVVGLSLAQIGEFAFVLLSRASHLHLVGGKMYLLLLGTTALSLVTTPLIFKLIPVVMHLGILMRWFPTENSMQNELPLQEKAVMLEAHNRSL from the exons ATGgctcccgcggccgccgcggggccctcgcctcgccggcggttcgccgcggccgtcgtcgcgctcgcgctcgccctggtcctcgcgccggcggccgcgaggcCCGACAAGGAGATGCGGGAGAAGTTCTACGGGACGCTCGTCACCAACGGCACGCACAACGCCACCGGGGATGGCAGCATCGCCGAGATGTTCGGCCGCGTGCTCGACAAGGAGTTCGCGGACAGCGACACGCCCGACG CTCCTGACAAGAGTAGCTTCAACAACAGTGTATCAGATCATCAA GCTGTTTTGGAGACAGTAGCTGTCATTACacatgacaagaagaagaatgaTTCACAGCACACAAA TTCCCCAAAGCCTTTCCAAATAGGTGACATGTTTGGAGGTCAGGATGAGACCTCTGATGACTTGGAAACTGTGATAGATAAAGAG GATAATGTTTTTGTGATGTCAAATCGTAAAACAAAGTATCCAACACTTCAATTAGATTTAAG ATTGATTAAAGATCTGGTAGTTATAATTGTTTCAGCTACTGGTGGTGGTATCATATTCTCTTGTTTGGGGCAGCCG GTTATTGTTGGCTACCTACTTGCTGGTTCTCTAGTTGGACCTGGGGGTTTGAACTTTATCAGTGAAATGGTGCAG GTGGAAACTTTTGCTCAGTTTGGTGTTGTGTTTCTTCTTTTTGCTCTTGGTCTCGAGTTTTCACTGACTAAG TTGAAAGTGGTTGGTCCTGTTGCTGTACTTGGTGGTCTGCTTCAGATTGCACTGTTCATGTTCTTGTGTGGCCTCACTGCAGCG TTGTGTGGTGCTAAATCATCCGAAGGGGTGTTCGTTGGTGCTTTCTTGTCTATGTCGTCTACTGCAGTG GTTTCCAAGTTTTTAGTTGAAAAAGGCAGTACAAACACGCTTCATGGTCAAGTAACAATTGGAACGCTTATACTTCAG GATTGTGCAGTTGGCCTGCTATTTGCTCTCCTTCCCGTTCTTGGAGGTGCTAGTGGCATTTTTGGAGGAGTGATGTCAATGGCGAAATT GTTGCTTGTGCTGTCCATATTTGTAGCTGTTACATATATGATGACATGGTCAATTGTTCCTAGATTCTTAAAATTGATGATTCAGTTATCTTCACAG ACAAATGAACTCTACCAGTTGGCCTCTGTCGCTTTCTGCTTGCTGCTAGCCTGG TGCAGTGATTATTTCGGATTGAGTCTTGAATTGGGGTCATTTCTTGCTGGCGTTATGATATCCACCACAGATTTTGCTCATCATACTTTGGAGCAG gtGGAAGCCATTCGCAATTTATTTGCAGCACTCTTCCTTGCAAGCATTGGAATGCTCATACATGTTAAGTTCTTGTGGAATCATGTTGACATATTACTTGCAGCTGTTATACTGGTTATAATAGTAAAGAGTATAGTCGTAACTGTTGTCGTAAAGGCATTTGGGTACAGCATCAGAACAGCTTTTGTT GTTGGGCTATCCTTAGCTCAGATAGGAGAGTTTGCTTTTGTGCTTTTGAGCCGCGCCTCCCATCTTCATCTTGTTGGG GGGAAAATGTATCTGCTATTACTGGGAACAACTGCCCTTAGCTTG GTAACAACTCCTCTCATTTTCAAACTAATTCCTGTGGTAATGCACCTTGGCATCCTTATGCGTTGGTTCCCCACAGAAAACAGCATGCAAAATGAG CTTCCTTTACAGGAGAAAGCCGTCATGCTTGAAGCCCACAATAGATCGCTCTAA
- the LOC120691887 gene encoding K(+) efflux antiporter 5-like isoform X2 — MAPAAAAGPSPRRRFAAAVVALALALVLAPAAARPDKEMREKFYGTLVTNGTHNATGDGSIAEMFGRVLDKEFADSDTPDAPDKSSFNNSVSDHQAVLETVAVITHDKKKNDSQHTNSPKPFQIGDMFGGQDETSDDLETVIDKEDNVFVMSNRKTKYPTLQLDLRLIKDLVVIIVSATGGGIIFSCLGQPVIVGYLLAGSLVGPGGLNFISEMVQVETFAQFGVVFLLFALGLEFSLTKLKVVGPVAVLGGLLQIALFMFLCGLTAALCGAKSSEGVFVGAFLSMSSTAVVSKFLVEKGSTNTLHGQVTIGTLILQDCAVGLLFALLPVLGGASGIFGGVMSMAKLLLVLSIFVAVTYMMTWSIVPRFLKLMIQLSSQTNELYQLASVAFCLLLAWCSDYFGLSLELGSFLAGVMISTTDFAHHTLEQVEAIRNLFAALFLASIGMLIHVKFLWNHVDILLAAVILVIIVKSIVVTVVVKAFGYSIRTAFVVGLSLAQIGEFAFVLLSRASHLHLVGGKMYLLLLGTTALSLVTTPLIFKLIPVVMHLGILMRWFPTENSMQNEEKAVMLEAHNRSL, encoded by the exons ATGgctcccgcggccgccgcggggccctcgcctcgccggcggttcgccgcggccgtcgtcgcgctcgcgctcgccctggtcctcgcgccggcggccgcgaggcCCGACAAGGAGATGCGGGAGAAGTTCTACGGGACGCTCGTCACCAACGGCACGCACAACGCCACCGGGGATGGCAGCATCGCCGAGATGTTCGGCCGCGTGCTCGACAAGGAGTTCGCGGACAGCGACACGCCCGACG CTCCTGACAAGAGTAGCTTCAACAACAGTGTATCAGATCATCAA GCTGTTTTGGAGACAGTAGCTGTCATTACacatgacaagaagaagaatgaTTCACAGCACACAAA TTCCCCAAAGCCTTTCCAAATAGGTGACATGTTTGGAGGTCAGGATGAGACCTCTGATGACTTGGAAACTGTGATAGATAAAGAG GATAATGTTTTTGTGATGTCAAATCGTAAAACAAAGTATCCAACACTTCAATTAGATTTAAG ATTGATTAAAGATCTGGTAGTTATAATTGTTTCAGCTACTGGTGGTGGTATCATATTCTCTTGTTTGGGGCAGCCG GTTATTGTTGGCTACCTACTTGCTGGTTCTCTAGTTGGACCTGGGGGTTTGAACTTTATCAGTGAAATGGTGCAG GTGGAAACTTTTGCTCAGTTTGGTGTTGTGTTTCTTCTTTTTGCTCTTGGTCTCGAGTTTTCACTGACTAAG TTGAAAGTGGTTGGTCCTGTTGCTGTACTTGGTGGTCTGCTTCAGATTGCACTGTTCATGTTCTTGTGTGGCCTCACTGCAGCG TTGTGTGGTGCTAAATCATCCGAAGGGGTGTTCGTTGGTGCTTTCTTGTCTATGTCGTCTACTGCAGTG GTTTCCAAGTTTTTAGTTGAAAAAGGCAGTACAAACACGCTTCATGGTCAAGTAACAATTGGAACGCTTATACTTCAG GATTGTGCAGTTGGCCTGCTATTTGCTCTCCTTCCCGTTCTTGGAGGTGCTAGTGGCATTTTTGGAGGAGTGATGTCAATGGCGAAATT GTTGCTTGTGCTGTCCATATTTGTAGCTGTTACATATATGATGACATGGTCAATTGTTCCTAGATTCTTAAAATTGATGATTCAGTTATCTTCACAG ACAAATGAACTCTACCAGTTGGCCTCTGTCGCTTTCTGCTTGCTGCTAGCCTGG TGCAGTGATTATTTCGGATTGAGTCTTGAATTGGGGTCATTTCTTGCTGGCGTTATGATATCCACCACAGATTTTGCTCATCATACTTTGGAGCAG gtGGAAGCCATTCGCAATTTATTTGCAGCACTCTTCCTTGCAAGCATTGGAATGCTCATACATGTTAAGTTCTTGTGGAATCATGTTGACATATTACTTGCAGCTGTTATACTGGTTATAATAGTAAAGAGTATAGTCGTAACTGTTGTCGTAAAGGCATTTGGGTACAGCATCAGAACAGCTTTTGTT GTTGGGCTATCCTTAGCTCAGATAGGAGAGTTTGCTTTTGTGCTTTTGAGCCGCGCCTCCCATCTTCATCTTGTTGGG GGGAAAATGTATCTGCTATTACTGGGAACAACTGCCCTTAGCTTG GTAACAACTCCTCTCATTTTCAAACTAATTCCTGTGGTAATGCACCTTGGCATCCTTATGCGTTGGTTCCCCACAGAAAACAGCATGCAAAATGAG GAGAAAGCCGTCATGCTTGAAGCCCACAATAGATCGCTCTAA